Proteins encoded within one genomic window of Scomber japonicus isolate fScoJap1 chromosome 16, fScoJap1.pri, whole genome shotgun sequence:
- the manba gene encoding beta-mannosidase — MKLFGDLFSVSFLCLFLGVLSGSSSETERHQTLSLEGKWSLSNSNESLSLPADVPGCVHSALQQQGYIKDPYYRFNDLSYRWIALDNWTYTTTFTASAQLRAKQEVLLVFDGVDTIASIWLNGVVVGNTDNMFRRYDFPVRDLLKDGDNVLKVSFTSPVHYASERRKAHSAYRVPPECPPDVQKGECHVNFIRKEQSSFSWDWGPSFPTMGLWKGVQLEAFDVLHLIQSSSVALYNVSVSQWRVQIELLVDAVQTTNGEVTFSVPELDSERTVQTQFLPGKTKNIFTLHINTSNQVKLWWPNGHGEQPFYRFAVTVRHSQGGYLILNTESKVYFRTVELVQEPVVGSPGLSFYFRINGKPVFLKGSNWIPAHSFQDQVTPAVLKNLLQSAVDANMNALRVWGGGVYEQDLFYSLCDEMGIMVWQDFMFACAMYPTEDDFIQTVREEVIQQVRRLKSHPSIIIWSGNNENEAALATNWFDIPVSQKPMYVKDYVTLYVNNIRAIVQEEDQSRPFLVSSPTNGAESEQEGWVAANPYDPHYGDTHFYSYVLDCWDWRTFPRTRFASEYGFQSWPSLSTLWPVSITEDCDYSSNFTSHRQHHADGNQQMLQQAALHFHLPNSTYTWKRFTDTLYLTQVMQAQCVKAQTEFYRRSRSEIIEGKGQTMGALYWQLNDIWQAPSWSSIEFGGRWKMLHHFAQNFFAAVLPVGFEDDDTLFIYAVSDLSHDLKLRAAVSVYSWSDLDPVCKLNSDLLLVPGGSAVVIFKQPVAALLAGCGNCTRFTCLLTFHLEDSEGQQGPTNHHFLCSLKDAQGLRRPRIKAKIQKDKTGYAVNLLSSSVAPFVWLDARGIPGRFSSNGFLMVSRNMTVSFNAWRPISFEELFTSLTVTSLTDVY; from the exons ATGAAGCTGTTTGGAGACTTGTTTAGtgtttctttcttgtgtttgtttttgggaGTTTTATCCGGATCCTCTTCAGAAACGGAGAGGCATCAAACTTTGAGTCTGGAGGGTAAATGGAGCCTTTCAAACTCTAATgagtctctgtctctgcctgcaGATGTGCCTGGATGTGTTCACTCAGCTCTGCAGCAGCAAGGATACATAAAG gaCCCTTATTACAGGTTCAATGATCTGTCTTATCGGTGGATTGCTCTCGATAACTGGACGTACACGACCACGTTTACTGCGTCTGCCCAGCTGAG GGCCAAACAGGAAGTTCTTCTTGTCTTTGATGGTGTCGACACTATAGCTTCAATCTGGCTCAATGGGGTCGTCGTGGGCAACACAGACAACATGTTTCGCCGATAT gaCTTTCCCGTCAGAGACTTGCTGAAGGACGGAGATAACGTGCTGAAAGTTAGCTTCACGTCTCCTGTTCATTATGCGTCTGAACGGAGGAAAGCTCATTCTGCATACAGAGTTCCTCCTGAATGTCCTCCAGATGTTCAGAAAGGGGAATGTCACGTCAACTTCATCAGAAAA GAGCAGAGCTCGTTCAGTTGGGACTGGGGGCCTTCGTTTCCCACCATGGgactgtggaaaggagttcaaCTGGAGGCGTTCGACGTGCTGCATCTCATCCAGAGTTCCTCTGTTGCTCTCTACA ACGTCAGCGTCTCTCAGTGGAGAGTCCAGATCGAGCTCCTCGTTGATGCGGTTCAGACAACAAACGGGGAAGTCACGTTCTCCGTACCCGAGCTGGACTCAGAGCGGACGGTCCAGACACAGTTCCTCCCGGGAAAGACCAAGAACATCTTCACCTTACACATCAACACG aGCAACCAGGTGAAGCTGTGGTGGCCCAACGGACACGGTGAACAACCCTTTTACCGCTTCGCCGTCACCGTCAGACACTCTCAGGGCGGATATTTAATACTGAACACAGAGTCCAAG GTGTATTTCCGTACAGTGGAACTGGTCCAGGAGCCCGTTGTCGGGTCCCCGGGCCTGAGCTTTTATTTCCGCATCAATGGAAAACCAGTTTTCCTCAAAGGCTCCAACTGGATCCCGGCCCACTCCTTCCAGGACCAAGTCACCCCTGCCGT CTTAAAGAACTTGTTGCAGTCGGCGGTGGACGCTAATATGAACGCCCTCAGGGTTTGGGGAGGAGGAGTGTATGAACAGGATCTGTTCTACAGCCTCTGTGACGAGATGGGAATCATG GTTTGGCAGGATTTTATGTTTGCCTGCGCTATGTATCCCACTGAGGACGACTTCATACAAACAGTAAGAGAAGAAGTCATTCAACAG GTTCGACGCCTGAAGTCTCACCCCTCCATAATAATCTGGAGTggaaacaatgaaaatgaagcCGCTCTGGCGACAAACTGGTTCGACATCCCGGTTTCCCAGAAGCCTATGTATGTGAAAGACTACGTGACGCTGTATGTGAACAACATACGGGCGATCGTTCAAGAG GAGGACCAGAGTCGCCCCTTTCTTGTCTCCAGTCCGACAAACGGAGCTGAATCGGAGCAGGAGGGTTGGGTGGCAGCGAACCCCTACGACCCTCATTATGGGGACACACACTTCTACAGCTACGTCCTCGACTGCTGGGATTGGCGGACTTTCCCTCGGACCCGGTTTGCCTCTGAGTACGGCTTCCAGTCGTGGCCTTCCTTGTCCACTCTGTGGCCg GTTTCCATCACAGAAGACTGTGACTACAGCAGTAACTTCACCTCCCATCGTCAGCACCATGCGGACGGGAACCAGCAGATGTTACAGCAGGCTGCTTTACACTTCCACCTGCCGAACTCCACATATACATGGAAAAGATTCACAGAcactctctacctcactcag GTCATGCAGGCGCAGTGCGTCAAGGCTCAGACTGAGTTTTATCGGCGGAGTCGGAGTGAGATCATCGAGGGCAAAGGTCAAACCATGGGCGCTCTATACTGGCAGCTCAATGATATTTGGCAGGCTCCTTCCTGGTCATCGATAG AGTTTGGTGGGAGATGGAAAATGTTGCATCATTTCGCACAGAACTTCTTTGCGGCCGTCCTGCCCGTCGGTTTTGAGGATGACGACACGCTCTTCATCTACGCCGTGTCAGACCTGAGTCATGACCTGAAGCTCAGGGCGGCG GTTTCGGTGTACTCGTGGAGTGATCTGGATCCTGTGTGCAAACTGAACTCAGACCTGCTTCTGGTACCAGGAGGCAGCGCAGTGGTCATATTCAAACAGCCAGTCGCCGCCCTGCTGGCAGGATGCGGCAACTGCACCCGCTTCACCTGTCTGCTCACCTTCCACCTGGAGGATAGCGAGGGCCAGCAGGGTCCAACCAACCATCACTTCCTCTGCTCACTTAAAGACGCTCAGGGGCTCCGGAGACCACGCATTAAA GCGAAGATTCAGAAGGATAAGACGGGATACGCTGTcaacctcctctcctcctccgtGGCTCCTTTCGTCTGGCTCGATGCTCGAGGCATCCCGGGACGTTTCAGCTCCAACGGCTTCCTCATGGTTTCTAGAAACATGACGGTCAGTTTTAACGCGTGGCGTCCCATCAGCTTCGAAGAACTCTTCACATCCCTCACTGTCACGTCTTTAACGGACGTTTACTAA
- the LOC128375152 gene encoding ubiquitin-conjugating enzyme E2 D2-like — MALKRIHKELNDLARDPPAQCSAGPVGDDMFHWQATIMGPSDSPYQGGVFFLTIHFPTDYPFKPPKVAFTTRIYHPNINSNGSICLDILRSQWSPALTISKVLLSICSLLCDPNPDDPLVPEIARIYKTDSQKYTKMAKEWTQKYAM; from the exons ATGGCTTTGAAAAGGATCCACAAG GAGCTTAACGACCTGGCTCGTGACCCTCCGGCACAGTGCTCGGCCGGCCCAGTGGGCGATGACA TGTTTCACTGGCAAGCCACAATCATGGGACCT AGTGACAGTCCATATCAGGGAGGTGTTTTCTTCTTGACAATTCATTTTCCAACAGACTACCCCTTCAAACCACCCAAG gtTGCATTTACGACACGAATTTACCACCCAAATATTAACAGTAACGGCAGTATCTGTCTGGATATTCTCAGATCACAGTGGTCTCCTGCACTTACTATTTCTAAAG TTCTTCTCTCCATTTGCTCACTCCTATGTGACCCAAACCCTGATGACCCACTAGTGCCAGAGATTGCACGAATCTACAAAACAGATAGTCAGAA aTACACCAAAATGGCAAAAGAATGGACACAAAAATACGCAATGTGA
- the zmp:0000000662 gene encoding RING finger protein 145 codes for MPRLEELANVALRVPSILVLDLLYKCDIEGLTEHLKAKNEDMLFKYKYVIWNMYYLGHVINAVVLVLPLRHIVTLYLHILAALLLYMGHQISKDYVREELQYGYEGAVYLDSLAFNRFVSALTSQIILSTLCAFLMKTRKVWLFSVHMLPLLARLCAAPHATLLSVNTFSMGLTGAGIAVFLLSNLFVPYRLAKAAYSQLLQLEVIELYRLLAVAISLWNQFAVPVLFSVFWFVLFVVQLCSDAMSGSGSAAHQGIMFFLLTSVSECCATPYSLLGLTFVVSYLALGLLNLCKFYLGGYAAVQNENVMHRGVTEGVTLLLLALQTGLLDMQALQRTFLLSIILFIVVTSTLQSMIEITDPVILALGASRNRSLWKHFRGLSMCLLLLVFPVFMAYKISQFFHMDFWLLILVSSCMLTSLQVTGTMLIYSLFMVELFRTDPIESLDEVIYWVNAVSRVLEFVVALCVVAYGTWESLFGEWSWMGASVIIIHSYFNVWLRAQSGWRSFLLRQEAAKKINSLPRATAQQLQQHNDVCSICFQEMTSAVITNCGHFFHGNCLRKWLYVQETCPMCHQTVRPTPSDQSQASGDAPSAPPPRDAGSDPAAQEEEQNLDNSASQQTESDVVNPSPPEQLEETENIGDGDCGTADEDQSAESHRKAVQGLRFSSSGDFVGFVSPVASCSPAGVFSSHVLPGETFNTHNPCEENGVEQCGDAQVRFRLPQLAPDAMNEDAFESRFDSKGAGLDNSSASCSSVPQNGDGKYDICVGTHKSWNSLDLLETNNYKDNPEALSLESDNQMSVRLCHENSELLDSVERPQSHNGNGVYSDFDQGSFREDEPVSQIPRRSGDATFSCTSTDHKD; via the exons ATGCCTCGTCTGGAAGAGTTGGCCAACGTTGCCCTCAGGGTGCCGAGCATACTGGTGCTGGATCTGCTTTATAAATGTGACATCGAAGGTTTAACGGAGCACCTCAAGGCCAAAAATGAAGACATGCTCTTCAAATACAAATACGTCATCTGGAACATGTATTACCTTG GTCATGTGATCAACGCGGTGGTGTTAGTTCTGCCATTGAGACACATTGTGACGCTCTACCTCCATATTCTTGCTGCCCTCCTGCTATACATGGGGCATCAGATTTCCAA GGATTATGTTCGTGAGGAACTGCAGTATGGTTATGAAGGCGCAGTGTACCTGGACTCTCTGGCCTTCAACAGATTCGTCTCTGCACTGACGA GTCAGATCATTCTCAGCACGCTGTGTGCCTTCCTGATGAAAACCAGAAAAGTGTGGCTGTTCTCCGTTCACatgctccccctgctggcccgaCTCTGCGCTGCTCCGCACGCCACGCTGCTATCcgtcaacactttctccatgggACTGACCGGAGCGGGGATCGCTGTGTTCCTCCTCTCAAATCTCTTCGTGCCATATCGCCTCGCAAAGGCTGCCTACTCACAGCTGCTTCAGCTGGAG GTGATCGAGCTGTACAGACTTCTAGCTGTGGCAATCTCTCTGTGGAACCAGTTTGCCGTCCCAGTGCTCTTCAGTGTCTTCTGGTTCGTTCTGTTCGTCGTGCAGCTGTGCTCAGACGCCATGTCTGGTAGCGGCTCCGCAGCCCATCAGGGAATCATGTTCTTCCTGCTCACAAG tgtttCTGAATGTTGTGCCACACCATACTCTCTTCTGGGTTTGACATTCGTGGTGTCCTATCTGGCGCTCGGGCTGCTCAACCTATGCAAGTTCTACCTGGGAGGTTACGCAGCTGTTCAGAATGAGAACGTTATGCACAG AGGTGTGACTGAGGGCGTCACTCTGCTCCTCCTCGCCCTCCAGACGGGCCTGCTAGATATGCAGGCACTGCAGCGCACCTTCCTCCTCAGTATCATCCTCTTCATCGTGGTCACTTCGACTCTGCAGTCAATGATTGAGATAACAGATCCAGTCATTCTGGCCCTGGGTGCATCTCGTAACAG GAGTCTCTGGAAACACTTCCGCGGCCTCAGCATGTGTCTTCTCCTACTAGTTTTCCCAGTGTTTATGGCCTATAAAATTTCTCAGTTCTTCCACATGGACTTCTGGCTCCTTATTCTGGTGTCAAGCTGCATGCTTACTTCACTTCAG GTTACAGGCACTATGCTGATCTACTCCCTCTTCATGGTCGAGCTGTTTCGCACCGACCCGATCGAAAGCCTGGACGAAGTGATCTACTGGGTGAACGCTGTCAGCAGGGTGCTGGAGTTTGTGGTGGCCCTCTGCGTGGTGGCGTACGGCACCTGGGAGTCGCTGTTTGGAGAGTGGAGCTGGATGGGAGCCTCCGTCATTATCATCCACTCGTACTTTAATGTGTGGCTCAGAGCTCAGTCTGGCTGGAGGAGCTTCctgcttagacaggaagccgctaAGAAGATCAACTCTCTCCCCAGAGCCACGGCTCAGCAGCTTCAGCAACACAACGACGTCTGCTCCATCTGCTTTCAG GAAATGACCTCTGCTGTGATCACCAACTGTGGACATTTCTTCCATGGCAACTGCCTCCGCAAGTGGCTGTATGTGCAGGAGACCTGCCCCATGTGCCACCAAACGGTCCGACCCACACCTTCAGATCAGAGCCAGGCTTCGGGTGACGCTCCATCAGCACCGCCTCCGAGAGACGCAGGGTCAGATCCGGCTGCACAAGAAGAAGAGCAGAATCTGGACAACAGCGCATCCCAACAGACAGAGAGCGATGTGGTTAATCCTTCTCCCCCcgagcagctggaggagacggaAAACATTGGGGACGGAGATTGTGGGACAGCTGATGAAGACCAGTCAGCTGAATCTCACAGGAAGGCCGTCCAAGGTCTTCGTTTCAGCTCCAGTGGAGACTTTGTTGGCTTCGTCAGCCCCGTCGCAAGCTGCTCTCCAGCAGGAGTTTTTAGTTCTCATGTGCTGCCGGGTGAAACTTTTAACACGCACAACCCATGTGAGGAGAATGGTGTGGAGCAGTGTGGAGATGCTCAGGTCAGGTTTAGGCTACCACAGCTGGCTCCTGATGCCATGAATGAGGACGCTTTTGAGAGCAGATTTGACTCAAAAGGAGCAGGATTGGACAACAGCTCTGCTTCCTGTTCTTCAGTGCCACAAAACGGCGATGGTAAATACGACATTTGTGTCGGGACACATAAATCATGGAACAGCCTTGATTTACTAGAAACAAACAATTATAAAGACAATCCTGAGGCTCTCTCATTAGAGAGTGATAACCAAATGTCTGTCAGACTATGTCATGAAAACTCAGAACTCTTAGACTCTGTAGAGCGTCCTCAAAGTCATAACGGTAACGGCGTGTATTCAGACTTCGACCAAGGCTCGTTCAGAGAGGACGAACCTGTCTCACAGATCCCTCGGCGGTCTGGGGATGCCACCTTCTCTTGCACAAGCACAGACCACAAAGACTGA